GTTTGAGGATTTTAtacatttataataagttttaattaaattgatagttttaaaagtttcaaattttcgaaataaagattatattttaaatttttttaaatataaaaagttttgaaattttcacattttaaaagttttaaattatttgaaagtttaaaaaattatgaaattttctatttcggaagtttcgaattgtttgaaagtttcgaaaattctgaaaattattatttcgaaactttcgaatattttgAAAAGAGGGATGCAAAAAAGAGAAGGTAAAAAAGCTCAAAACTTAAAAgggcaaaattgtatttttacgAGGggtgatatatttaaatgtagGGGTGTAAGATAAAATCCTCATTTTGTTTTTGTCTTTCTTCGTCTAATATTGTGATCTCTCACAAATAATAGTGGTtctattatatttcttttaatgaGAACGGtcatttctctattttttttaatcataaaaaattgcAAGCATATatccaattaattttttatattcttatattattttgacaCTAATTTAATACTAGTAATACATAAAATTATTAGTATATGTgtgaataaaaaatgaaaataaaaataaaaatagaatcaGGCAAGATGTTACGTAAAATTGGACTGTTGGCCCAATAGAATGTAGCTTGACATGTAAACAGGCCCATTTACGAAGAATCcgaaaaaaagagagaaaaagtaATGAATGATAGCGCGCGAGGTAGTTTGAATGcaaaaaaaggaaaatgtaAAGGCGCTGCGGTTATTGGCGctaaaactaaaataacaattaagtttttccctcctttgattttaatttcacatctcatatataaatatttcgAATACTTTGCCATTCAATTCATTTCAAACAAGTTCACAACTGATATATAAATTAGGTTAAACAGAGATTAAAAAGAACACAATACGAAATGGCAACGAAAGGTACGAAAAGGGTTGATGCCGTCGATTCTCGTGCTGCTTCCGTTCTTGTTCGTGCCAAAGATGGCAGCGCCTTCGCTCGATGGTTAGTCATCGTCGATTTCAATGGATTCACTTATTTTCACAATGttcaatatttgaattttaattactgttatttatttgatttatttgaatCTTTCAGTGCTGAGTGCAAAAAGGATGTGCCGGTTGCACTCATTGACATGCATAGTTGTAGCCTAGAAgccaaaatcaaaatgaacctTGGTATCAtagttattcatttttttttacttatcaCATTcataactatattatttttttgattgaaaattaaaattgaagttGTTGCTTTGTTTTCTAAGttgttttgatttgatttggttgttCAGATGCTCAGGTTGTTGAGCAAGCTGCTGAAGTGAAGAAACCTGAGAGGTGGAACTTTTTGCCctcattttgtttgtttgaagatttaTTTACTTGTTTGTGTTTCTAATTTggttaattttttgaaatattgtaGGAAGAAGCCGAAATCGAAAGAACCAAGTGCAAAAAGGGCTAAAGTTGGGAAAGAGAAGAAGATTAAAGATCCTAACATGCCCAAGCGTCCTCCCACTGCTTTCTTTGTCTTCATGTAGGGGTTTGTTTTTCTGTTTGTGGTGTTTTGGTTCCATAATTTGAGTGGCTTTATTGAATGTTTTAATTGGTTGCAGGGATGATTTTAGAAAAACGTTTAAGGAAGCTAACCCTGATTCAAAGGATGTTAAGAGGGTAATGAAAATTCTGTACAACTGAAATTGTTGTTTGCATTGTTTGTTAAGCTTATGTAAGGGTTAGttaattattgattgaattaCCTGTTCTGAAAACAATAGGTTGGTAAAGAGGCTGGTGAGAAATGGAGGGCTATGACTGATGAAGTAagttagttttaaaaatgaCTTGTTTTGGTTTAAGTGTTTTTACTTTAGCTTTAACTAATGTGGTGTTAATTAAATGTTGTGTTATGAAATTGTTTAGGAGAAGAAACCTTATTTGGATAGGGTTGTTGAACTCAAGGCAGAGTATGAGAAGGCTATGGAAACCTATAATGCTGCTGAAAATGTAgtatgattttttgtttttgggttCTGAGTTAGTTTAATGCTATGctgttgtttgtttttgctctgttttcttaaattgtttctttttgttcAGGACCAAGAAGCATCTGATGAAAAGTCTGATAAGGAAGCCCCTGCAACAGGAGAGATGGAAGAGTTGACTGATGAGGAGTAGTAGTGGCAATTTGGTGCTCTTCAAACCTGATTACTATGTTGAAATGATTTGGCCATTTGACTTAGTCTAGTACTGTATATTTTGGAACATGTCTTAGTATTAGTGTTTTATATATAGGTGTCAATGTTTAGTTGGCCTTGAAATTTCCGTGCAACATATTTTTGTACTTTCCTATTGGAATATTCTTAATGCTAGTTACATGATTTGCTACAAGTGTTGTGTTGCCTTTTTATTTTACATCACCTGTGATCATGAATGCATTTTCATGTTTCACATTTGCAGTTTTCCAGTTTTGTCCttgttttacaaatttaaaaattcatagttTAGAATTACGTTTTAATCTTTAGCCAAATATACACCGAGGGATATTTTAACTGAGCTTTGTTGTAAACCACGTAAAGCAATGACCACACATGTATGTGTCAGTGGTTTGCTGCAATATTTGAGTCTGCCCACATTTTACAAGGCTTGTTGCAAAAACGAACCAGTCTATCTTCTATCTCAAATCTAAAGTAATTTGCATAAATGAATACAtggtttatttgaaattaaattaaatttaaattgaactCAGCAATAAGCATTGTGCTGAATCTggaaatgaaaaatttaaatatacttGGAGCCTATTCTATCTTGCTCGTGTAACAATAGTCATAAGGCATGAAAATATCTAATGATAACGTAGTCAGCATCTGACTGACCTATTGTCCCTTCTTTCTATCCATTGCATGCCTGCAAGGGTTTGCCACATAAGCACATGTTGTGGGCATAAGCAGCTGCTGGAAAGATGTTGAATGGTCTTGTTTGTGGTATTTTTCCACATAGCCTGTTTGCCCTGAAGCTTGCATGCTTTAGGTTAGTGATCTGTGATAAGCTACCTGGGATTTGTCCTGTTAGTCCATTTATAGATATATCAAGCCATTGCAGTTTCTGCAACTGACCTAGACCTGAAGGGATGTTTCCCAATATATGATTTCTCGAAATGTCCAATCTCTCAAGTTCCATCAAATTTGAAATAGAAACTGGGATTGAACCTGAGATATTGTTGCTTCCCAAGTTTAGCACCTTCAAACTAGTGCCTTTTACAAATTCTGGAATGTGACCAGAAATACAATTGTTTGATACATCTATTACCTCCAAAGAATTGCTTGTCATATTATTTATGATTGTTGACAGCGAACCTGTCAATAGATTTGAATGCAAATCTATGGAAGACAACTCGGATGGCAATTTTATTGTTGAAATGTCAAACCTCAACTGGTTGTTTGAGAGCTTGACCTCTTGCAAACTGGACATATTTGTGAAGAAGTTTGAAATACCATCAACCAGATAGTTATCTGATAGGTCTATGTAGCTCAAAGAGTCAGGTCTGACGAAGTGCGGAAGGTCCCCTTTCAATGCACAACTGGCTAGACGTACGTCTATAAGTTGCTTGCTTCTGATCCAATCAGGAACACTTCCTAGGCTGAGGTTGTTATAAGACAGGTCTATGGACAAAAGTGCAGGGATGCCGTTGATAGTAATTGCTGGTAAGGGATCTGAGAGCCCATTTCTTGATAAATTAAGAGACCAAAGTTTCTGCAATTTTGATATGGATAGTGGAACATGCCCTGTAAGTTGATTGCCACTAAGTTGAAGACTTGTTAAGGATTTCAGACTTCCTACCTGATCTGGAATGGTCCCTGAGAGCTTGTTATAGCTCAAGGACAAGTCTAAAAGATTGACAAGGCTGAACAAGGAAATTGGAATTTTTCCTGTTAGTAGGTTATAGGATAGGTCTAGATTAGTCAAGTTTTGAAACTCCCCTACAAAATCAGGGATAGGCCCTGATAATAAATTGTAACTGAGGTCAAGGTAATTCAAATTTCTAAGGGTTTTAAAACTGAGGGGGATAGGACCTGATAGAAAATTTCTTGCTATATTAATTTGAGCAAGGTTTTTCAGATTCCCTAATGTTGGAGGGATCTGTCCTTTCAGATGGTTCCCACTCAATGAAATGGTCTGAAGCAAGGTCAAACGACCTAAGCTTGGAGGAATGTACCCTCCAAGTGAATTGTCTTCAAGAACTAGATGTGTGAGGTGGGTTAAATTTGAGAAGGTAGAAGGAATTCCTCCTGTAATATGCTTCATTCCACTTATCAACATTACCTCCAAGAAATGCAAATTGCCAAGTGCTGAAGAAAGAGTACCCTTCATATAACTGCCACTGTCTGTAACATCAGAATTTTGTATCTGCAACATGTTAACTCGCCCTGTAGATGGATTACATTGAACTCCTTCCCACCCTCCATCGCAGCAATCTCTACCAATCCATGAAGATAGAGTATTTGTTGTGTCCTTCAAAATGCTTGCTTTAAAGCTGAGAAGAGAAGCTCTATCTTCTTCTGAACAAATTGGTGTCTCTAGTGATGAAGATGTTTGTGCTGCAGTTTCTGAGAAGAAGTTACTGAGCAATGAAAATATCAGAAAAAGGTTCAAAACCCATgtgaaaaatttcattttgaaaGGTGGGTCTTGATCAGATTAAGATTTTTCTCTGAAGTTGGGATCTGTCTGACAAGAGAACTTTGAGTTAGTAaaagaaaatctgaaaaaaaaaaagatgaaccAACATTTATAGTAAGAAAAAGAGTAGAAAAAGTACCACTCCGACATTgatttattctattttgtttcACGTAGACGGTAAGGTAAGATACGATGATGATGATAAGATGAGGTTGAAGTGTGTATCGAAGTTATAATTCTGTTTGAGATCTACATGCAAGATTGTGCAGTCTCTTTATTTATAGTTAAGAGGAAAAAAAAGCTTGTTACtgaaaggaaaataaatttttaagatgATGAAgggtttgataaatttaaagaaGTTCACATGGTAATTTTGTGACCGTTTGATGGATCACGAGGATCCTTGGTGTATTCGAACGTTGGAGCGCACTAGATTCAAATTCTGTCAAGTGTTTCTGTTATCTTGTTATATAAAATTTACCTTATCCCTATTATACCGTCCACATGTTCCTTGCTTGGGAGTAAAAAGTACTAGTATCGTTTTCTCTTGTCTTTGCTTGTAGAATAAAAAACTACATTAtgaatttgacaaaattatgattagttaaattaaaaattatatagaaaatatataaagaaatgcacttaaattttatctaatatttaaaCAATGACTAACATACACATACTTTTCCATCAtagttacttttatttttatttttagaattcaTTCATTGCTACTTACTTTGTGAGGCTGAATAAACCTTTACGACATTGACAAAGATTCACATATTTTTACTTGCAGTTAACTAGAGATTGCCTTGTTCTTTACTTCAAGTTATGTTTTTATTGTAactttttattacaaaaagttaaatttagattaataaTGACACAACATCAATTCAAGACATACCAAGCTTGAGCGAAATCTCCAATCATTTTTCTTAATTGTAATTAGTTTTGTTTcgcttcttttctttttctggagttctatatatgtatatatatattttaaaggtaaaaacaaaaatttgtgATATATCTTTCAAGgcaagatgagaaaaataagtaaaaagtaaaaacaaagTAAAGTGGAATGGCCCACGGTAAACCCGTTGGACGGACAATGCAATAGACATTTGGTAGGTCTCCACTAAATTTATCCACAATGCAttacatttgatattattaatcatgacccattttcttcacataaaaaaatactatgatttaatgtaaaaatttataaatataatctatacgatattaattttaaatttaacagttaaatttaataaatatttatttaatataatgtatctattattataattttttagatacAATTTAGTTtttcctcatatatatatatatatataaaattattatatttaaatatgaaaaaaatgaatttctCAACAATTATAAAAGtgttaaataattttcatttatattctattatcaaatacatataagaaaaataactttttttatcttgtatacaaatatttaaaagtataaataaagTGATACTTATATAACTGTTATAAAAAATGGAGacatattttttcaaacttAGAAAATGTAAAagcttattaaaaaaagtagtaaaagctaaataaatttaaaagttttggaatattttctctttgttattaaaaaagatATCTTAATACAATTTATGAGGTATAGTTTAActgaaaaaaatgtcaaaattgaatatcatatttcgtataagtttatttatcattttttttaaatataccaATACCAAATAAGTACATTCTTTTAAACTGACGACATTAATATAGAAAAATTTACTTCTAATAAAATAGTATCTCTAGATTTTTAAAGCaacattttgaaactttcaagtACAATTTTATATAAGAAGCTAAACATTATTATAGAAATGACAAAATAACAACTTTATATACTAAgctaaatattataaatagaagTGAGAATTAAACTCACAACATCAATTTAGTAGAAAAAAACATTACTATCAGGATTTCAGatagatatataaataaaagcaaaatattttaaaatttgtcatTCTTTGTTTGTCATTTTGTGTGTCAATTTTGtcatttatgtttgtaaatttttaGATCGATGATCTTAATTTCAAACAagcaaaattaaaatacaatattcttctaatttttttatttaataaattcgTGTAATTCTTAAAGTCTTTTGatttcaataattataaaaacataaaccatcaatcaactttaaaaaaataattaagcaAAAGAATATTCGAGTGAGATACATTTTAATATTCTTGAAATTAAACGCgaaattattttaatctatttcATAAAGTcacatgaaaaattattatgttctttaatatgatataataacaaaacttatagtttagttttaaaaaattataactaaaaatgATCGAAATAAAATTATGACTAAAAATAGTTcaacattataatttttataaatataaaaaattaacttgataaaaaaatattaaaaaatcaataatattttcgTATAACTTAACAAACTAAATGATATAATTTGTCATGAATAAATTAGCACAAAACTATGTAGTTATCTTACCATGacatcaatattaatattaagttTAGTGTAAACTCAATTTTGGTGCATGATGATAGCAAAATAACAATAAGTGTAAAGCAAGGTGTAGCAACAACTCGACTGGCCTAAGTAGGGTGCATTTTGAGTCCTTAATGTAATATTTTGCTTTCCAAGATAAAGGGAATTTTTTTGCATGCTTAACGGTTCTAGGCAGCTTGTATAATACTTTTCCTTTCATTTTCAATTgccatttaaattatttacaaattacACATACTAATACTAACAAAATCAATAAACCAGCTACTCTTAATAGCATGTCATTTGGTCTATTCgttttcaataattaaaaaaacttaaattaattgtatttttgattttctatttttattatttacgaaattagtttcatattttaaaatcttttaattttgttctCTCTCAAATTTTTAGATGCAAAAATGAcaatgtgatatattttaaaggtttaaatatgttttttgtccCCATAAATAtaatcttctttttttattttggtccgcataatttttctttttgttttacatCTCTgaaatatcaaaaacaaaaaaaaaattatttgatccTTAACATTAAGTAGACTTTACAAAAATGTTAATTGAcaaaggaaaataatttttgatccctgtaaatataacagttttcagttttagtatctgaaaaatatttttgtgaaTTTCATCTTtgcaatattaaatttttttatttattgtcctTAACGTATCTGATGAAATGCAATAAtctttataatcatttttataaaatacttctaaataattatagttaattattttttctgttaATACGTGATTCTATTATATCcgatatcatttaaaatatgatagatcactattttttaatttaaaaatatgaatgaaagTCTATAACgtatgaattttaaaataaagagatcatttttaaaaataggtaAAATTTTAGAggtaaaattacaattaaaccaaaaaaaaattaacataaagcaATTATTATCACTGTTTGTTTTTCTGAAAGCAGGATGAATATTAACTTTTCCTTCTAAGTATGCTTAGCTTGCTTACTCTCCATCACTGCAGCACAACTTTTGTTTGCTAAGATCATTTAAGAATAATTAAAAGGGTCCCCTTTATACTTTGTTTGTGGTTGTAAAACAATAATGCTTCTACATTGTCCTTTTAATCTAGAATTTGTCATTCATTGATTACTCTTATTTGTTGAGGAAAAAGCTCTATGCTTAATCTCaattaacatttttcttttggCAGTTGGtttcttttcaaaaacaaaattaaggtccgttttacatattttttttaaaatagtatttaataatttaaatattattttttaaatattttttaaaaaataaaagttattttatgatTGTCTAttgtagtaaaaatattttttttgtacgAAAATTTTCagatataaaaaattcattaaactATAAGATTCTATTTGAGTCAATTTTGCAtttgcataaaaataaatacaataacaataacaattacaattttattcatatataaattttgttctaGTATATTTGagttagggtttaggatttagtcaACTTAGATAATTTTATCAacacatatttataaaatgtacatttttttAGGTGAAgattcataaatttattttaagtaaaaatCTCCAATATTAAAAGTTAATCTAAACTCTTGAACCTAACAAATTTGAACTCAAACTAGTGAGTGTATGAGAGATTTGCAATATTAAAAGTTGAAGTTGGTGGGGCAgctatttgaaattgaaaaaggaAAATCCCAAACTTATATCAATTAATGACTGCTTAATCACTAAATTAAATTGTCTTATTATCAATCTAATCACATACTATAAGTCCAAACAATCATTTTCAACCATCTGTAGCAGTTGGGCCACTGTCAGTGGGAGAGTGGTGTTTGGTGAATAAATAGCGAACTCATGGGCCATGCTACTCCCTGATATATATTGTACTCGGTAATcataaaagattaattttatttataattttcaattaataagtgataagtatattattttaaataaattattcaaaataatatgatattttaacgtattaaaaattatattatactttTCATATCTTTATTGAAATATTGAATTATAACAGTgcacatttttcttaataaaattaataaaaaaattaaaatttatttattaattaataaaactgaaatttttaattgaaatagtttaaacaaaagttaaatttatttgtaaggcttaattctaaatataaatattgttaGACTAAATAATATATCTCAGAATTAAAGTTAACGGTTGTACgaatttcattattatttttttatctacataaaaaagttaaattttttttaaaaatattatatcaaaattcgatatatttttataaatatacatagatgttttaaaatatttaattatttaagtaaataaaaaataaagttataaataaaaatagtttacataaataataaaattgatgatatagATAATGTTAAACCAACCCCACACCATTGGTTCATAGAATTCAACATCTgttttttactatatatttttttggatgaaattactattttatatttataactatagaaaaaattattgcGTGAAGACTTATAAAATTGGGTCTTAACTGCCGACTTACTGTTCATTCTTGTAAATGATAAAGTTTGAAATTGAAGTCATGATTTacgacataattaataattatatccaCTTGGGTCATGAGAGTGGCAAAAAGGCATTGTGCTTAAAACAAGTTGTAGTGGTGGATATGTGAACTGTACATGTATGTGCTATTCTACACACATGtttctaataatattatttgtcaGCTACAGAGATTAATCgctcaaattaaatttatgagcTTGTTTGttatggttttaaaaaaaattatgttagtagtgtttaatattttataacaaaaatattaaataaaaaattaatttaaataaattatcataaaatataaatttttaatatttcatttatttgatACGATTTCTTTTAGACAacgaaatttaaaaaaaaaatcattaagatGAGAAATAGTCTGGACAGAAtagtagtttttatttatttaataattaattttagaattgaaatAGTGTTTCTCCTTAAAAGTGATTCAAAATTGTATGGATATAGGTTGCGCTGATTGCGCCATCAAAGACATTGGTCCATGTGAGATGATTGTGGTTAAACTGAAATTTGGATATTGCAAACTTTGAAAAGAAAGACTTTTAGGACATGGTCCCAAATTTCTTAAAAGCTAACATTATAGTCCAAATCTGTGTTTGATATCAAGGGGTCCTACGGGACATTTGCCATCCATTGATTTATAATGTTGGTTATGAAATGTTGTATGGAAAAATCTTTTATAGGACAGACAAGGAGACTAGTTTGAGGTAGGGAACATGGAAATGtctaaagaaaaatagaaaggGTAACGTGTTTCCATTTTCAAAAATCTTACTATTACTCTATCAACTATGATGTAGAGGCTATTCCCGTGAGGCCATCTCTagatttttgtgtttttatttttttgaattgaatCTTTGGCTCCCGTATTGTTTATTAGATATTGCATCGATCCCACATTACACGAATTCTTTTTAATTCGGATAAACattaaagtttttctttttttgaagaatatttaaattataaaggaGATGTCTATAACTAATTTGataaactttatcaaatttagtttgaattaaaaaaggaaatgtaATGCATTATTTGGTGGGTTATCTCATTATTAATGATGCAAAGGAAAGCTACAATTTGATGCAAACAAGTTcctgtatttttatttttgttaatagaTTACCATATgagttgtttttgttttgttttttgatctaattttaacataattttacaCACCAATtgtagtataaaaaaattacaatcaaATAGGACCACAATTTCGGATACTCTACTCCTCatgacaattttaaaaattggtgaccttttttcttacaaaattttgaaagtaaAAAATCTCCAATTACTTAAGCtttgaatatgttgaaaatgttatctatttttacatttaattataagcacaccattttaattttactttatttccaaacttaatagagaaaataaaaacaagttttttttataaaaataaaaataaatagttttcaaattaaatagaaatttgTACATAGATTAGTTCCAAACAATTTGAAGTTGACATGTAAAGTTTAGAGCTTTTTGAAATGGGAAACATCCCGTAAACTTGAAGGGGAAAGGCTGAGAACTCCTTCATCGTGCTGCCAAACTGGGAAAATTCCTCAATTGTGTGAAAACCTTTGAATTGCCTATTAAATAACAACATCGCCACCATAAAAAAAGGAATTACATCCACAGTATGCatatatttaaatcttaaattatattcaatatatatgcTGCTGGTCTCACTTTTAAGCCATGGATTAACCAATCACTCCATCTCTTCACTGCATGCATGCCTCATTACCTCAAGAAGACTCAAGCTGACTAGTCATGTTTAGAGTCTTTAGgaaaaatgtataaatgaaGGCGTCTTCCTGAAGCTTCTCAAATCTACATTCACACAAAGAATAccaagatataaataaaattccaGCACACTAAGTACGCTTGAGAAAATTATTCGAAAGTGAAATTGTCTTTAAAGAGGAATGTAAAGGTGGTGCGGTGGAGGTGGagtcattttataattttaatggtTTAAAAATCACTCATATTTTTAAGAGTTgtaaaaatcacataaataaataaatgtattattattttctcattttaCACTTCATAGAGAGTTCAAAACTAGTTCTTCATTTAAACTCCTAGGGAACAACTTGGGAGCTGGTTCATACAAGTTACAACACATAAAAGGTGCTTCCATAATCATTGGGAAAAATAGTCTAGCTTCTTTCTAACTCGTCCACAGATGTAAAAATCCATATCGCTCAAACTTAATCAGATTACTCACAATAACGTACTTAAAAGAGTTACAAAATCAACACCTTTATTAAACTAAACATTTCCAATTTCCCCAACCGAAATCAAAACAATAGAACAAAGAAGTAATTGTAAAAcacaacaaatattaaacaGAACAGCTGTAGGTTATACTTTACCTTCCCGACTTCGAAAAATGTCCAGCACCAAGCTCGCATTTAAACAGAAGTAAGTTATCATCGGTTTTCATATCCCTCAGTTTTGCCACAAACTTTGCAGGTTCAGAATACAGAACACGCGGGTCTACAGCATGTACAGGCAGAGATGATAAGATGCTAATATCACatgtaaaatcaaaatatagttTTCCAGCCAAATTATTAGTAACCGCTAAGTAG
The genomic region above belongs to Cicer arietinum cultivar CDC Frontier isolate Library 1 chromosome 4, Cicar.CDCFrontier_v2.0, whole genome shotgun sequence and contains:
- the LOC101495443 gene encoding high mobility group B protein 7-like isoform X1 — encoded protein: MATKGTKRVDAVDSRAASVLVRAKDGSAFARCAECKKDVPVALIDMHSCSLEAKIKMNLDAQVVEQAAEVKKPERKKPKSKEPSAKRAKVGKEKKIKDPNMPKRPPTAFFVFMDDFRKTFKEANPDSKDVKRVGKEAGEKWRAMTDEEKKPYLDRVVELKAEYEKAMETYNAAENVDQEASDEKSDKEAPATGEMEELTDEE
- the LOC101495443 gene encoding high mobility group B protein 7-like isoform X2; this encodes MATKGTKRVDAVDSRAASVLVRAKDGSAFARCAECKKDVPVALIDMHSCSLEAKIKMNLDAQVVEQAAEVKKPERKKPKSKEPSAKRAKVGKEKKIKDPNMPKRPPTAFFVFMDDFRKTFKEANPDSKDVKRVGKEAGEKWRAMTDEEKKPYLDRVVELKAEYEKAMETYNAAENDQEASDEKSDKEAPATGEMEELTDEE
- the LOC101495980 gene encoding uncharacterized protein, with amino-acid sequence MKFFTWVLNLFLIFSLLSNFFSETAAQTSSSLETPICSEEDRASLLSFKASILKDTTNTLSSWIGRDCCDGGWEGVQCNPSTGRVNMLQIQNSDVTDSGSYMKGTLSSALGNLHFLEVMLISGMKHITGGIPSTFSNLTHLTHLVLEDNSLGGYIPPSLGRLTLLQTISLSGNHLKGQIPPTLGNLKNLAQINIARNFLSGPIPLSFKTLRNLNYLDLSYNLLSGPIPDFVGEFQNLTNLDLSYNLLTGKIPISLFSLVNLLDLSLSYNKLSGTIPDQVGSLKSLTSLQLSGNQLTGHVPLSISKLQKLWSLNLSRNGLSDPLPAITINGIPALLSIDLSYNNLSLGSVPDWIRSKQLIDVRLASCALKGDLPHFVRPDSLSYIDLSDNYLVDGISNFFTNMSSLQEVKLSNNQLRFDISTIKLPSELSSIDLHSNLLTGSLSTIINNMTSNSLEVIDVSNNCISGHIPEFVKGTSLKVLNLGSNNISGSIPVSISNLMELERLDISRNHILGNIPSGLGQLQKLQWLDISINGLTGQIPGSLSQITNLKHASFRANRLCGKIPQTRPFNIFPAAAYAHNMCLCGKPLQACNG